The Rhodobacter sp. 24-YEA-8 DNA segment CGGCCTGGCAGAGGTCGTTGTTCAGCTTTTGCTCGGGATAGGTTTCTTTGGTGTTGAAGGGGCGGATCCGCGTGTGGACGGGCATGTCATGCTCCTGAAGGGTAAAGCCTTGGCCAAGATGTAGCGCGCTTGCCCCGGCCAGGGGATGAATATTTGTTGACCCTGTGTTTCAGCGAAACCTATGCCGCAGGCGTCCCCCGCCGCACCGGCGGCAGGGGCCCCGCGACGTGCTATGCGGCAAGGATCGCTCTTGCTGCCTTTTCGCCGATCATCTGGCTGGGCGCATTGGTATTGCCGCCGATCAGCGTCGGCATGACCGAGGCATCGGCGACGCGCAGCCCCTCGATCCCATGCACCTTCATCGAGACCGGATCGACCACCGCCATCGCATCCACCCCCATCTTCGCAGTGCCGACCGGGTGATAGACGGTCAGCGCCTCGGCGCGAAGGTAGGCGAGGATCTCGTCATCGGTGACGACGCCTGGCCCGGGCAGGATCTCGCGGCCCTGAAGGCTTGCCATCGGGGCGGCGCCAAAGATCCGGCGCGAGAGTTTGATCCCTTCGACCAGCACGCGCGCATCACGGAAATCGCTGAAGAAGCGGTGATCGATCTCATGCGTGATCTCATCGCCCTGGCGGCGCAGCCGGATCTCGCCGACCGAACGCGGGCGCAGGACGCAGGTGTGAACGGCGAAACCATGGCCCCATTCGACCAGCCGGCCGCGATGGCTGCGATAGCCGGGGACGAAATGGAACTGCACATCCGGCAGGTCATCCTCGGCCAGAGGCGTGCGGCCAAAGCCGCCTGCGACCACGTAATTCGTGGACAGCATCCCCTTGCGGTTTGCGGCGAAGCGGAAGGGCGCGGCCAGCAGTTTCAACGAGTTGCGCAGTGAAAAGCCCAGCGTCCTGGTCGAATCTGATCGCACCGTGATCATGCCGTCGACATGGTCTCGCAGGTTCTGACCTACACCGGCCAGGTCATGGACCACGTCCACCCCCTGCCCCTGCAAGGCGGCGCCGGGCCCGATCCCCGATGCCATCAGCGCCATCGGTGTGCCAATCGCTCCGGTCGAGAGCACGACCTCCCCCCGGCAATGGATGATCTCGCGGGAACCGCCACGCGTGACCTCGACCCCGGTGACGCGGCGGTCCTGCAGGATCAGGCGCTTCAGATCGGTGCCGGTCATGATGGTGAGGTTCGGGCGGCTCCGTACCGGCTCAAGATAGGCATTATAGGCGGAAAACCGGATGCCGTTCTTCTGCGTCACATCATAGATGCCAAGGCCGAGCTGGCTGTCACCGTTGAAATCCTGGTTGCGCGGCAGGCCGATCGTCTCGCCCGCGCGGATGTAATCCTCGCAAACCGGGTTCGGATCTTTCGGGCGGGCCACGATCAGCTCGCCTTTGGTGCCATGCAGACGCGGATCCTGGCCGACCTGGTTCTGCTCGAGATGTTTAAACAGCGGCAGAACATCCGACCAGGACCAGCCCTGACAGCCAAGCGCCGCCCATTCATCGTAATCCGCAGCAGCGCCCCGGATATAAAGCATCGAATTCAGCGAAGAGGATCCGCCCAGCATCCGCCCCCGGTTGACCGGAATATTGCGGTTGTTCAGCTCGGGCTGCTTCACGCCGGTATAGCCGTAGTCAAAGCGCTTGCGGCCATACATCGCAAGGATTCCGGCCGGCACTTTCACGCGGATATCGCGATCGGAGCCGCCGGATTCGATCACCAGCACCGAGGTTTTCGGATTGGCAGAAAGCCGGTTCGCCAGCACACAGCCCGCCGCCCCGGCCCCGATGACGATATAGTCGAAAGCATCCATCAAAGGGCTCCATATGTGATTTTGCCGGCGCAGATCGTCAGCGCGACAGAGGCTGCGGTCTCGCTGTCGGCGAGGCCTTCCAGGCTGCCATCGATCAGCACCAGATCGGCGTCAAAGCCGGGAACCAGCCGCCCGGCGCGGTTTTCCGCGAAATCGGCATGCGCGCCGCCGGTCGTGTAGGCGGCGAGGCAGTCGTCAAGGCTGACGCGCTGATCGGGCAGATCCGCGCGCCAGGGCTTACGCGTCAGCGCGCAATGGATCGCGTAAAGCGGCGAGAGCGGCGAGACCGGCCAGTCCGTGCCAAAGGCCAGAGGCACATCGCGGGCAAGAACCATCGCCCAGGGAAAGGCGGTGGGCCAGCGCGCCGCGCCCATAATGGTGATCGTGGGCTCCAGCGGCAGGCCCGCCGAACCCGGCGGATGCACCGGCTGCATCGAGGCGGTGATGCCCAGCGGGCCGAGCCGGTCAAGGTCTGCAGGCGTGATCGTGTCGATATGTTCGATCCGGTGACGCGCGTCGCGCGGGCCATTGGCGGCGCGCGCCGCCTCATAGCCATCGATCACAGCGCGCACCGCGCCATCGCCCACCGCATGGGTGGTGATCTGCAGCCCCCTCCGGTCAGCCTCGACACAGATCGCGTTGAACTGATCCAGCGGGATCAGCGGCTCGGATCGGAAGCCGGGACGGTCGGGATAATCGGTAACCGTCAGCGCGGTCCAGGTATCAAACACCCCGTCCATGAACAGCTTTATGCGGGCAAATGACAGCCACCCCGGCACTTCCGGTCCGAATTCATCCAGCAGGTCAATACCCCCGACCCCGTCTTTCGCCTCGAGCATCAAAGGCAGGCTGACCCTGACCGGCATCTCGCCCGCCAGCGCCAGATCGCGCATCAGACCGGCCTGCCAGGCATTGCCATCCATATTCACCGCGCGCGTGATGCCATGGCAGGCGCAGTAATCGCCTGCCGCGCGGATCACCGCCCGGTCATGGTCGCGCGCGCCCTCGCCTTCGGCGCCGGTCATGCGGTAATCCATCGCATCGCGCCCTTGCAGGCGAGAGAGCATCTTCACCCGGTTCATCGCAGCAAATTCGCGCAATTCACCACTGGCCAGCCCGTCTGCGCCCATCACCACCTCGGATCCCGGTCCGAGATCGGCGCCATTGAGGATCCCTGCCAGTTCCAGCGCCTTTGTATTGGCCCAGGCACAATGCAGATCGGTCGCAATCAGGCAGAGCGGACGGTCACTGACAATCCGGTCGAGGATATGGCGATCAGGCCTTTCTTCGCCAAAAATCACATAATTCACCGCATAGCCGAACAGGATGTCATTCCCGGGCTGGCGGGTCGCGAAGTCCAGAAGCGCATCCCGTACCGGATCGAACCCGAAAAGCTCGCCCATATTCAGCATCGAAAGCGAGGCGCCACCCATCATCAGATGCAGATGGCTTTCGATGAAGCCGGGCATCAGTTCGCGCCCGGCGGCGTCGATCACCCGGGTCGCCGGGCCGATATACGCGCGGATCGCGCTGTCATCCCCAAGCGCCAGGATCA contains these protein-coding regions:
- a CDS encoding GMC family oxidoreductase, coding for MDAFDYIVIGAGAAGCVLANRLSANPKTSVLVIESGGSDRDIRVKVPAGILAMYGRKRFDYGYTGVKQPELNNRNIPVNRGRMLGGSSSLNSMLYIRGAAADYDEWAALGCQGWSWSDVLPLFKHLEQNQVGQDPRLHGTKGELIVARPKDPNPVCEDYIRAGETIGLPRNQDFNGDSQLGLGIYDVTQKNGIRFSAYNAYLEPVRSRPNLTIMTGTDLKRLILQDRRVTGVEVTRGGSREIIHCRGEVVLSTGAIGTPMALMASGIGPGAALQGQGVDVVHDLAGVGQNLRDHVDGMITVRSDSTRTLGFSLRNSLKLLAAPFRFAANRKGMLSTNYVVAGGFGRTPLAEDDLPDVQFHFVPGYRSHRGRLVEWGHGFAVHTCVLRPRSVGEIRLRRQGDEITHEIDHRFFSDFRDARVLVEGIKLSRRIFGAAPMASLQGREILPGPGVVTDDEILAYLRAEALTVYHPVGTAKMGVDAMAVVDPVSMKVHGIEGLRVADASVMPTLIGGNTNAPSQMIGEKAARAILAA
- a CDS encoding amidohydrolase codes for the protein MTADLVILNARLRPLFAVPGTTAIAVADGVILALGDDSAIRAYIGPATRVIDAAGRELMPGFIESHLHLMMGGASLSMLNMGELFGFDPVRDALLDFATRQPGNDILFGYAVNYVIFGEERPDRHILDRIVSDRPLCLIATDLHCAWANTKALELAGILNGADLGPGSEVVMGADGLASGELREFAAMNRVKMLSRLQGRDAMDYRMTGAEGEGARDHDRAVIRAAGDYCACHGITRAVNMDGNAWQAGLMRDLALAGEMPVRVSLPLMLEAKDGVGGIDLLDEFGPEVPGWLSFARIKLFMDGVFDTWTALTVTDYPDRPGFRSEPLIPLDQFNAICVEADRRGLQITTHAVGDGAVRAVIDGYEAARAANGPRDARHRIEHIDTITPADLDRLGPLGITASMQPVHPPGSAGLPLEPTITIMGAARWPTAFPWAMVLARDVPLAFGTDWPVSPLSPLYAIHCALTRKPWRADLPDQRVSLDDCLAAYTTGGAHADFAENRAGRLVPGFDADLVLIDGSLEGLADSETAASVALTICAGKITYGAL